The following nucleotide sequence is from Chlamydiota bacterium.
GTTAGATTTAAAAATGGCCAATCAAAATTGTTTGATATGAAGCCTTTCTTGAACAAAGGAATTTTCAAGGAATTGAAGAATGAATCTTACTTTCAAAAAGTACGGGTCGTTTGGGGAGGGATCGAGTGGCCACATGAGCAAGATTTAAGTGCGGACACACTTTATTATGGTGGGCTTCCTTCTAAAAAAAAATAAAATTTTTATTTAGGCAGTGTAAAATGAAATTTTGTTCCTTGACCCAAAGAGGATTCAACCCAGATTCTTCCATGATGAAGTTCGATCACTTCTTTACAAATGGCAAGTCCTAGGCCTGTGCCTTTATACCCAGAACCTTCTTTGGGGCGACCGAACTGCTTAAATTTGCTGAAAAGGGCCTCCTGATCTTGTGGGGCAATGCCGGGACCATCATCCATCACGCTGACCCTGATATGATTGCCTTCTTCAATCGCCTTAACAACGACTCTGGCATTAGAAAATCTAATGGCGTCATCCAAAAGGTTTGTGATCACTCGGTCAATCATTTCTGAATCGGCATTAATTTCGGGAAGATTTTGAGGAAGTTCTGTAACGAGCTTGCATGGCTTCTCTCGAGGAATTAATTTAAACCCTTCGATGATTTTTAAAATGAGTCCCTGGATAGGAATTTTTTCAAATGCCAACATGACCTTTCCCGTTTCAAAGCGAGTCAAATCTAAGAGTTCAGACGTAATTTTTAAAAGCCTTTCAGTTTGTCTAAAAAAAATTTCAATAAGATTGGCCTGTTCTTTTGGCAGAGGCCCTTCAAGACCATCTTTAAGATTTTTAAGCCCACCCTTTAAAACAGCAAGGGGATTTCGAAGCTCATGAGAGACAGTCGCTATGAAATTTTCTTTGAGTTCATTCAGCTCTTTTTGCTTTAAAGCCTTTTCGAGGGTTGAGGGAATCAGTTTTAAATAAAAATGATTCACATCTTTAATGATGTAATCACTCGCACCCTGTTTCAACGCCCTGACCGCGTAATCCTCACTTCCTGAACCCGTGGCAACAACGAAAGGCGTCTCTTGAAGATCTTGATGCAATTCTTCTCCACGTCCATCAGGAAGATTTGCATCCAAAATGGCCACATCAAAGGTCCCTTCTTTTAGTTTTTGACGGGCCTCAGCCAAGGTTGAAGTAAGAGTATATTGATAAAGAGGGTGCTGATCCAGCAACTGGGTCATGGCCTTTTGATCTATTTTGTCATCCTCTACAATTAAAACCCTTCGAACCCTTTTCATGCCTGGCTTTTTAGAAACAAAAAAATCAATGCTCGAGAAGAGGCGTTTTAAATAGTCCCACTTACTATCTTTGACAACATAGTCCACAGCCCCTAGATTCATAGCGTGCGAGGCGACTTCCTGATCTCCGTAGCCTGTGAGCATAATCACGGGGCAATCTATGGCCGCTTTGAAAATGTCAAAACCATGACCGTCCGAGAGTTTGTAATCAGCGACGATTAAATCATAGCGTTCCTTTTTTAGTTTTTCATGGGCTTGGGCCAGGGTGTTGGCCAAAACACATTCGTAGGAAATAGAATGATCCTTCAAACAGTAGACCAGGGCTTTCTGATCCATCTCGTTATCGTCTATATAAAGAATACGCTTCATCTCATTCATTTTATATTTCTCCGAAGGGGATGGGGTGCGCTCAATGTCCAGTAAAGATCAATCGCTCGTATGACTTCAACAAAATCCTGGTAATTCACGGGTTTGAGCATATATCCCGCCACGCTCAACTTATAACTCTCCACCCTGTCCTGATCTTCCTTGGAGGTGGTGAGCACGACCACAGGGATGATTTTAAGCTCGTCATCCGCCTTAATGACATGAAGGAATTCAATCCCATTCATCACGGGCATATTTAAGTCGAGTAAAATTAAGCAAGGGTATTCCTTACATGAGTCCTTGAGATAATGAAGCGCTTCTTGACCATTTTCAACGATGACAAGGGAATTGACAATTTTAACATCGTTAAAAGCACGCTTGACGGACTTTTGATCTATCTGATCATCTTCGGCAAGTAAGATAGGGCGATTGTCTATCATAAAGGCTCCTTTCTCTTCATCTCAATTTTTTTTTGTAGTCGCCCGATTCATCGGGCAAATCCATTGCAAGTAGCACGGGCCCCATAAATGGGGCGACACCAAAATGCGCTTCACGATGACTTGTAGCCGCCCGATTCAT
It contains:
- a CDS encoding DUF2442 domain-containing protein; translation: MSFQIKSVQVNAGYQLSVRFKNGQSKLFDMKPFLNKGIFKELKNESYFQKVRVVWGGIEWPHEQDLSADTLYYGGLPSKKK
- a CDS encoding hybrid sensor histidine kinase/response regulator → MNEMKRILYIDDNEMDQKALVYCLKDHSISYECVLANTLAQAHEKLKKERYDLIVADYKLSDGHGFDIFKAAIDCPVIMLTGYGDQEVASHAMNLGAVDYVVKDSKWDYLKRLFSSIDFFVSKKPGMKRVRRVLIVEDDKIDQKAMTQLLDQHPLYQYTLTSTLAEARQKLKEGTFDVAILDANLPDGRGEELHQDLQETPFVVATGSGSEDYAVRALKQGASDYIIKDVNHFYLKLIPSTLEKALKQKELNELKENFIATVSHELRNPLAVLKGGLKNLKDGLEGPLPKEQANLIEIFFRQTERLLKITSELLDLTRFETGKVMLAFEKIPIQGLILKIIEGFKLIPREKPCKLVTELPQNLPEINADSEMIDRVITNLLDDAIRFSNARVVVKAIEEGNHIRVSVMDDGPGIAPQDQEALFSKFKQFGRPKEGSGYKGTGLGLAICKEVIELHHGRIWVESSLGQGTKFHFTLPK
- a CDS encoding response regulator, which encodes MIDNRPILLAEDDQIDQKSVKRAFNDVKIVNSLVIVENGQEALHYLKDSCKEYPCLILLDLNMPVMNGIEFLHVIKADDELKIIPVVVLTTSKEDQDRVESYKLSVAGYMLKPVNYQDFVEVIRAIDLYWTLSAPHPLRRNIK